The Dethiosulfovibrio peptidovorans DSM 11002 genome has a window encoding:
- a CDS encoding BCCT family transporter, with amino-acid sequence MSAKKDNSVFVISMGITMGVVLWGLFSPDSFGAFAGGLFNVLTDKFGWGYLLSMNLFVLFCIFIATSRFGKVRLGPDDSRPEFKTMSWFAMLFSAGMGVGLVFYGAAEPIYHFGSVPFGAEAGSVQAARDAIRISFFHWGLHPWAGYSVIALSLAFFQFRKNSPGLISSIFLPLVGEKGIRGPFGKTVDVLAIFATLAGITTSLGLGTLQLNSGLSQVFGIPKSLMVQIAIIAILAVLYTGSAVMGIEKGIKKVADFNLLICGILMLSLFLVGPTLPIIESLMTGVGDYLSNVVSESFTMAPYGGEYKGFLSSWTLYYWAWWIAWAPFVGSFVARISRGRTIREFVAGVLIVPALGSFTWFAIFGTSALDLEITKNVQISQKILADMSTGVFEMYANYPLGTAMSILMVVLITTFFVTSANSGTFVLSMYSTHGDLNPPKNKMAIWGVLMAALAIVLLMTGGLQNLQTISLAAAPPFAIIMVLACYCLYKSLLKEEAEGRL; translated from the coding sequence ATGAGTGCAAAAAAAGACAACTCTGTATTCGTCATATCTATGGGTATAACCATGGGAGTCGTTCTTTGGGGCCTGTTCTCCCCCGATAGCTTCGGAGCCTTTGCAGGAGGGCTTTTCAACGTCCTAACCGATAAGTTCGGATGGGGTTATCTGCTTTCGATGAACCTGTTCGTCCTGTTCTGCATCTTCATAGCCACCAGTCGGTTCGGAAAAGTGAGACTCGGTCCGGACGACTCTAGACCGGAGTTCAAGACCATGTCGTGGTTTGCCATGCTTTTCTCCGCCGGTATGGGAGTCGGGCTGGTTTTCTACGGAGCAGCGGAACCTATATACCACTTCGGATCGGTTCCTTTCGGGGCCGAGGCCGGATCGGTCCAGGCCGCCAGAGACGCCATAAGGATATCCTTCTTTCACTGGGGGCTACACCCCTGGGCGGGATATTCGGTCATAGCCCTTTCGCTGGCATTCTTCCAGTTTCGCAAGAACTCGCCCGGACTCATCAGCAGCATATTCCTGCCTCTGGTAGGCGAAAAAGGAATAAGAGGTCCCTTCGGCAAGACAGTAGACGTCCTGGCGATCTTCGCCACCCTGGCGGGGATAACCACGTCTCTTGGGTTGGGAACCCTCCAGCTTAACAGCGGCCTCAGCCAGGTATTCGGGATCCCCAAAAGCCTGATGGTACAGATAGCCATAATAGCCATTCTGGCTGTACTCTACACCGGCTCGGCTGTGATGGGGATCGAAAAAGGCATAAAGAAAGTGGCCGATTTCAATCTGCTCATATGCGGCATATTGATGCTTTCCCTGTTCCTGGTGGGACCGACTCTTCCCATAATAGAGTCGCTCATGACAGGAGTTGGAGATTACCTCTCCAACGTCGTATCCGAGAGCTTCACCATGGCACCCTACGGCGGAGAGTACAAAGGATTTTTGAGCAGCTGGACCCTGTACTACTGGGCCTGGTGGATCGCCTGGGCTCCCTTCGTGGGATCCTTCGTGGCAAGAATATCCAGAGGTCGTACGATTCGGGAATTCGTAGCCGGAGTTCTCATTGTCCCTGCCCTCGGAAGCTTCACATGGTTCGCCATATTCGGGACCTCCGCTCTGGATCTGGAGATAACTAAAAACGTCCAGATCTCCCAGAAGATACTGGCCGATATGTCCACCGGAGTATTCGAGATGTACGCCAACTACCCCCTCGGAACAGCCATGTCTATACTCATGGTAGTGCTCATAACGACCTTCTTCGTGACCTCCGCAAACTCGGGTACCTTCGTCCTGTCCATGTACTCTACCCACGGAGACCTGAACCCTCCGAAGAACAAGATGGCCATATGGGGAGTGCTTATGGCCGCTCTCGCGATCGTGCTCCTGATGACCGGAGGACTTCAGAACCTTCAGACCATATCCTTGGCTGCAGCTCCACCTTTCGCCATCATCATGGTGCTGGCCTGCTACTGCCTCTATAAGAGCCTTCTGAAAGAAGAAGCCGAGGGACGACTTTAA
- a CDS encoding sensor histidine kinase — MKRQEKGLDELSYRIFFERTFDPISLYEVEAGKVRFIDVNPAYEEIMGIPKEDIVGRTFLEVWPDVEPCWHDIIMKCLETKGSVHCESYCASIGKYLEAIAFPILPDRVSVIFLDRTRWKKSDEKLREKQKELLDYREELRELAAQLTLSEEKTRRSIAGQIHDSIGHSLVTLLHKLQSLRERGCSKEELDNAIESVETVIAQSRELIFQVSPPTLYDIGLNPALESLAEHLLIPRGIQYDFQGGNLVHQADDRICVLLYQMTRELLINVIKHARASHVSIRVHRGPGKIQVVVEDDGVGFPSPFTFKWGKLDGFGLFSIRERLHPIGGSIQIISEPGKGATVAMTAPLNMPSHGERGEPLDTAHNS; from the coding sequence ATGAAAAGACAGGAAAAAGGGCTGGATGAGCTATCCTACAGGATATTTTTCGAGAGAACCTTCGACCCGATCTCCCTCTACGAGGTGGAGGCGGGAAAGGTTCGATTCATCGATGTAAATCCGGCCTACGAAGAGATAATGGGCATACCGAAAGAGGACATCGTCGGAAGGACTTTCCTGGAGGTATGGCCCGACGTGGAGCCTTGCTGGCACGACATCATAATGAAATGCCTGGAGACGAAGGGGTCTGTGCACTGCGAAAGCTACTGCGCCTCCATAGGCAAGTACCTGGAAGCCATAGCCTTTCCGATTCTGCCGGATCGGGTATCGGTAATATTCCTGGACCGTACGAGATGGAAAAAATCGGACGAAAAACTGAGGGAAAAACAAAAAGAACTCCTGGATTACAGGGAGGAGCTCCGTGAATTGGCAGCTCAACTGACCCTGTCGGAGGAAAAGACGAGAAGATCCATAGCCGGACAGATACACGATTCCATAGGACACTCTCTGGTAACTCTACTCCATAAACTGCAATCTCTCAGAGAAAGAGGCTGCTCCAAAGAGGAGCTCGACAACGCAATAGAATCGGTGGAGACTGTCATAGCCCAGAGCAGGGAACTGATATTCCAGGTGAGCCCCCCTACCCTATACGATATCGGCCTTAACCCGGCCCTGGAATCCCTGGCAGAACATCTATTGATTCCTCGGGGGATCCAGTATGACTTTCAGGGAGGAAACCTCGTACACCAGGCGGACGACAGGATATGCGTCCTCCTCTATCAGATGACCAGGGAACTGCTCATCAACGTCATCAAACACGCCAGGGCATCCCACGTATCGATAAGAGTCCACAGAGGCCCGGGAAAGATACAGGTCGTCGTAGAGGACGACGGCGTAGGTTTTCCCTCTCCCTTCACCTTCAAATGGGGAAAGCTGGATGGGTTCGGGCTCTTCAGCATCAGAGAGAGGCTTCACCCCATAGGGGGATCGATACAGATAATCTCCGAACCAGGCAAAGGAGCCACTGTAGCTATGACGGCACCTCTGAACATGCCGTCTCACGGAGAGAGAGGCGAACCCCTTGATACCGCTCATAATAGCTGA
- the grdD gene encoding glycine/sarcosine/betaine reductase complex component C subunit alpha — protein MSDVKKLIGGALSEIVEAARTGGPRVKVGLMAHGSEHGPEELAIGGRLAQQNNQGVQVVMIGPKVEGYEDLQWIETDPCDADIAKAMETAISDGTIAGAVALHYPFPMGVTTIGRVLTPAKGKDMIVASSTGTSAINRVEAMIRNAIYGIATAKAVGKANPTVGILNVEGAQLVFKALNKLKENGYDITFGESLRADGGSVLRGNDILAGAVDVCVCDTLTGNVLMKMFSSFNTGGSYEALGWGYGPSAGEGWSKVISIISRASGAPVIANAVAYNGEVAKGGHSEKVASEVAAAKKAGLEDIIKGVLPKPECSEEIVAPPAEPTDEEIHGVDVLSIEDAVRELWKNKIYAESSMGCTGPVVKLPGKHMEKAKKLLAQAGYL, from the coding sequence ATGTCTGACGTTAAAAAACTGATCGGCGGAGCCCTTTCGGAAATAGTCGAGGCGGCCCGCACCGGTGGTCCTAGGGTAAAAGTTGGACTGATGGCTCACGGAAGCGAGCACGGCCCGGAGGAGCTCGCCATAGGCGGAAGGCTGGCTCAACAGAACAACCAGGGCGTTCAGGTGGTCATGATAGGCCCCAAGGTCGAGGGATACGAAGATCTTCAGTGGATCGAGACCGATCCCTGCGACGCCGACATCGCCAAGGCAATGGAAACCGCCATATCTGACGGAACCATAGCGGGAGCGGTGGCGCTCCACTACCCCTTCCCCATGGGAGTTACCACCATCGGAAGGGTGCTGACCCCGGCGAAGGGCAAGGACATGATAGTAGCCTCCTCCACCGGCACATCCGCCATAAACAGGGTCGAGGCCATGATAAGAAACGCCATCTACGGCATAGCCACGGCCAAGGCGGTGGGCAAAGCCAACCCGACGGTGGGGATACTGAACGTAGAGGGAGCCCAGCTGGTATTCAAGGCCCTCAACAAGCTCAAGGAAAACGGCTACGACATCACCTTCGGAGAGAGCCTAAGAGCCGACGGAGGGTCGGTCCTCAGAGGCAACGACATACTAGCCGGAGCGGTAGATGTCTGCGTATGCGACACCCTCACAGGCAACGTCCTGATGAAGATGTTCTCCTCCTTCAACACCGGAGGATCCTACGAAGCCCTCGGATGGGGTTACGGCCCCTCCGCAGGGGAGGGATGGAGTAAGGTAATATCCATCATCTCCAGGGCATCCGGAGCTCCCGTCATAGCCAATGCGGTGGCATACAACGGGGAGGTCGCCAAGGGAGGCCACTCGGAAAAGGTCGCTTCCGAGGTGGCTGCGGCGAAGAAGGCCGGACTCGAGGACATAATAAAGGGCGTACTTCCCAAGCCGGAATGCTCCGAGGAAATCGTGGCACCTCCGGCAGAGCCTACCGACGAGGAAATCCACGGAGTGGACGTCCTCTCCATAGAGGACGCTGTAAGAGAGCTCTGGAAAAACAAGATCTATGCGGAATCGTCCATGGGATGCACCGGACCGGTGGTCAAACTGCCGGGCAAACACATGGAAAAGGCCAAAAAGCTACTCGCACAGGCCGGATACCTGTAA
- a CDS encoding M20 metallopeptidase family protein produces MKSTTDRIKELIEATRERCMEHYRHIHRHPELSYQEEKTAAYVAQVLEKLPMDEIKKRVGGYGLTALLKGNRPGPVVALRADMDALNIQEETGVPFASENQGVMHACGHDSHTAMLLTAAEVLCSMKENLAGAVKFVFQPAEEMTPRGGAQGMIEDGALENPKVNAIIGIHVWPTLATGTMGIQSGAVSASSDHLKLTVTGKSCHGSMPNQGVDAIVAGSSVVMALQTIVSRNVSPHEAAVITLGTVNGGDRYNIVPSRVDYDGTVRCFSQEIHEKLPCWIERTATHAAQAMGAEVKIDYQKGYPSTMNHPEIVEICRNAAEKILPENGVLPPLPVPPGGEDFAFYTLKVPATFAWLGCRPEGVSPEDMPALHNDKFLPDPKSFPLGVSYLVQSAVDLLETPLEDIK; encoded by the coding sequence ATGAAATCGACTACAGATAGGATAAAGGAACTGATCGAGGCCACAAGAGAACGCTGTATGGAGCATTACCGCCACATACATCGTCACCCTGAACTCAGCTACCAGGAGGAGAAAACGGCGGCATACGTAGCCCAGGTACTCGAGAAACTACCTATGGACGAGATCAAAAAAAGAGTAGGGGGATACGGTCTCACCGCTCTCCTCAAGGGGAATCGTCCCGGACCGGTAGTGGCTCTCAGGGCAGACATGGACGCACTGAACATTCAGGAAGAGACGGGAGTCCCCTTCGCCTCCGAAAACCAGGGGGTCATGCACGCCTGCGGACACGACTCCCACACTGCCATGCTCCTGACCGCGGCGGAAGTGCTCTGCTCAATGAAGGAAAACCTGGCGGGAGCGGTTAAATTCGTGTTCCAGCCCGCCGAGGAGATGACTCCTCGAGGAGGGGCCCAGGGAATGATAGAGGACGGAGCTCTCGAAAACCCCAAGGTCAACGCAATAATAGGCATCCACGTATGGCCGACCCTGGCGACCGGCACGATGGGAATACAGTCCGGAGCGGTATCGGCATCGTCCGATCACCTCAAACTTACGGTCACAGGCAAATCCTGCCACGGATCCATGCCAAACCAGGGAGTGGACGCCATAGTCGCAGGATCGTCGGTCGTCATGGCATTACAGACAATAGTGTCCAGAAACGTAAGCCCCCACGAGGCAGCTGTCATAACCCTGGGGACTGTCAACGGAGGGGACCGCTATAACATCGTGCCCAGCAGAGTGGACTACGACGGAACGGTGAGATGCTTCAGCCAGGAGATTCACGAAAAGCTACCTTGTTGGATCGAGAGAACCGCCACCCACGCGGCACAGGCTATGGGAGCGGAGGTGAAGATCGACTACCAAAAGGGCTACCCCTCCACCATGAATCACCCTGAGATAGTCGAGATATGCAGAAACGCGGCGGAGAAAATCCTCCCCGAAAACGGCGTGCTACCCCCTCTACCGGTTCCTCCCGGAGGCGAGGACTTCGCCTTCTACACCCTGAAGGTCCCAGCTACCTTCGCCTGGCTCGGATGCCGCCCCGAGGGAGTCTCTCCGGAAGACATGCCTGCTCTGCACAACGATAAATTTCTGCCCGACCCTAAGAGCTTCCCCTTGGGAGTAAGCTATCTGGTACAAAGCGCCGTTGACCTCTTGGAGACGCCTTTGGAGGATATAAAATGA
- a CDS encoding rhodanese-like domain-containing protein, whose amino-acid sequence MTAINTKEFCKLMKQEGTFIVDVREAEQYADAHIKNAFNIPSDEVIECSDDLPKEEKILVVCGDGETSKTIAEELKGKGFDASYLEGGIEKGWKAFKLPTAHSCAT is encoded by the coding sequence ATGACGGCAATCAACACCAAGGAATTTTGCAAACTGATGAAACAGGAAGGCACGTTCATAGTTGACGTCAGAGAGGCTGAACAATACGCAGACGCTCACATAAAGAACGCATTCAACATACCGTCCGACGAGGTGATCGAGTGCTCCGACGACCTTCCCAAGGAGGAGAAGATCCTGGTCGTATGCGGAGACGGTGAGACCTCCAAGACCATTGCAGAAGAGCTCAAGGGAAAGGGCTTCGACGCTTCCTATCTTGAGGGCGGAATCGAGAAGGGCTGGAAGGCATTCAAACTTCCGACCGCCCATTCCTGCGCTACCTGA
- the grdC gene encoding glycine/sarcosine/betaine reductase complex component C subunit beta: MSRVAIKGSAYCLQHTPELGLHYGNTPYVERHSHGESEYLKKLPEHAQSFEEAKDYAPNMAYIGTLPLEDLENQAKPMYENRLSGADRYGKFGEIMPEDEFIGLMDICDVFDLVWLEKDFAASVKKKLSSHKFMTESMLARLEEGRDGAEIEADCDEKHGALPLYFDGKVVGCVRRGHEVDENLSAHVLLENIASKASAVLSLLHLLQNTGMKAEDVDFVIECSEEGAGDMCQRAGGNFAKAIAEIVGCKNASGCDVRGFCAGPVNAMIAGASQVAAEARSNVVVLAGGAVPKLYMNSKDHVKKELPALEDCLGSFAVLITPCDGVSPEMRLDAIGKHTVGAGASPQAVTQALTWEPLQKVGLDLADVDKFGAELHIPEITLPAGAGDVPMANIKMIAALAVMKKSIEKADMMNFVKEKGLPGFAHTQGHIPAGAPFIGQAAEWIKDGKIKRAMIIGKGSLFLARLTNLADGASFLIETPASADSVAAVSKDDVKNILLEALSEISDSLTK; encoded by the coding sequence ATGTCACGTGTCGCAATCAAAGGATCAGCTTACTGTCTCCAGCATACCCCTGAGCTGGGACTCCACTACGGCAACACTCCCTACGTCGAGCGCCATTCTCACGGCGAGTCCGAGTACCTCAAGAAGCTCCCTGAGCACGCTCAGAGTTTTGAGGAGGCCAAGGACTACGCCCCCAACATGGCCTATATAGGCACACTTCCCCTCGAGGACCTGGAAAATCAGGCCAAGCCCATGTACGAAAACCGCCTTTCCGGCGCCGACCGCTACGGAAAGTTCGGAGAGATAATGCCCGAGGACGAGTTCATCGGACTCATGGATATATGCGACGTATTCGACCTCGTATGGCTTGAGAAAGACTTCGCCGCATCGGTGAAGAAAAAACTCTCCAGCCACAAGTTCATGACCGAATCCATGCTGGCCCGTCTGGAGGAAGGCAGAGACGGAGCGGAGATAGAGGCCGACTGCGACGAAAAACACGGTGCCCTTCCCCTCTATTTCGACGGTAAGGTCGTTGGCTGCGTCAGAAGGGGACACGAGGTCGACGAGAACCTCAGCGCCCACGTCCTTTTGGAGAACATCGCCAGCAAAGCCAGCGCGGTACTATCTCTCCTACACCTCCTGCAGAACACAGGGATGAAGGCCGAGGACGTAGACTTCGTCATAGAGTGCTCCGAGGAGGGAGCCGGAGACATGTGTCAGAGGGCCGGAGGAAACTTCGCCAAGGCAATAGCCGAGATAGTGGGCTGTAAAAACGCCAGCGGATGCGACGTCAGAGGATTCTGTGCCGGACCGGTCAACGCCATGATAGCAGGAGCGTCCCAGGTCGCCGCGGAGGCTCGCTCCAACGTTGTCGTCCTCGCAGGAGGAGCGGTTCCCAAGCTATACATGAACAGCAAGGACCACGTTAAGAAGGAACTCCCCGCCCTGGAGGACTGTCTCGGAAGCTTTGCCGTTTTGATCACCCCCTGCGACGGAGTCAGCCCGGAGATGCGTCTAGACGCCATAGGCAAGCACACAGTCGGAGCCGGAGCCTCTCCTCAGGCCGTAACCCAGGCTCTTACCTGGGAGCCACTCCAGAAGGTCGGTCTCGACCTGGCCGACGTCGATAAGTTCGGGGCTGAGCTTCACATACCGGAGATAACCCTTCCTGCCGGAGCGGGAGACGTTCCTATGGCAAACATAAAGATGATCGCTGCTCTTGCCGTGATGAAGAAGTCCATAGAAAAGGCCGACATGATGAACTTCGTCAAGGAGAAGGGGCTTCCCGGATTCGCCCACACACAGGGACACATCCCTGCCGGTGCACCCTTCATAGGCCAGGCAGCCGAATGGATAAAGGACGGGAAGATAAAGAGGGCCATGATAATAGGAAAAGGAAGTCTTTTCCTCGCCAGACTGACCAACCTGGCCGACGGAGCGTCCTTCCTGATCGAGACGCCCGCCTCTGCCGATTCCGTGGCGGCGGTGAGCAAGGACGACGTCAAGAACATACTTCTGGAGGCCCTCTCCGAGATCTCCGATTCCCTGACGAAGTAA
- a CDS encoding glycine/betaine/sarcosine/D-proline family reductase selenoprotein B, whose amino-acid sequence MALKAIHYINQFFGQVGGEEAADSKPSFHSELVGCSNMLNQMMPDVEVTHTVVCGDNYVTGHTDEALGEIMSWLEKQEFDIFFAGPAFMAGRYGVGCGLVCKAVKEKFDVPVITSMNEENPGVEQFKSEAYVFQGGRKATFMKEDMEKMATFAEKIAKGEPLNPASEEGYFPRGVRFEMPHPEGRLASDRVVDMLIKKLRGESFTSELVIPKMDKIPPAAPLKDLSKATIALVSSSGVVPVENPDRIQSASATKWGKYDISKLDKLPEGVFKTIHAGFDPAAMCAVPDRGVPVDAMRHWENEGKFGKLFDHYYVTVGTGTTQAYAAKFGKEIAQELKDAGVDAVVLTSTUGTCTRCGATMGKEIERSGIPVVVMCNLIDVAKTVGSNRMVQTVSVPYPLGDPEMSPEDEWALRKHRVAIALDSLTDEIQEPKVYPTKL is encoded by the coding sequence ATGGCGCTGAAAGCAATTCACTATATAAACCAGTTTTTCGGTCAGGTCGGAGGCGAGGAAGCCGCCGACTCCAAACCCAGCTTCCATTCCGAGCTGGTAGGATGCTCCAACATGCTGAACCAGATGATGCCAGACGTAGAGGTAACCCATACGGTCGTCTGCGGCGACAACTACGTGACAGGTCACACCGACGAGGCCCTCGGGGAGATCATGTCGTGGCTCGAAAAACAGGAGTTCGACATATTCTTCGCCGGACCAGCCTTCATGGCAGGAAGATATGGAGTAGGCTGCGGTCTAGTATGCAAGGCCGTCAAGGAGAAATTCGACGTACCGGTCATAACCTCCATGAACGAGGAGAACCCCGGGGTAGAGCAGTTCAAGTCTGAGGCCTACGTATTCCAGGGCGGCAGGAAGGCCACCTTCATGAAGGAAGACATGGAGAAGATGGCGACCTTCGCTGAGAAGATAGCCAAAGGAGAGCCTCTCAATCCCGCCTCGGAGGAAGGCTACTTCCCCAGAGGAGTCCGTTTCGAGATGCCCCATCCGGAGGGCAGGTTGGCCTCGGACCGCGTGGTGGACATGCTCATAAAGAAACTCAGAGGGGAAAGCTTCACCAGCGAGCTGGTCATCCCCAAGATGGACAAGATTCCTCCGGCAGCGCCTCTCAAGGACCTGAGTAAGGCGACCATCGCCCTGGTGTCCTCCAGCGGAGTCGTTCCGGTGGAGAACCCCGATCGGATACAGTCGGCATCCGCCACCAAGTGGGGAAAATACGACATATCCAAGCTGGATAAACTTCCCGAAGGGGTGTTCAAGACCATCCACGCTGGATTCGATCCCGCCGCCATGTGTGCCGTCCCCGACCGTGGTGTCCCGGTCGACGCCATGAGACACTGGGAGAACGAGGGCAAATTCGGCAAGCTGTTCGACCACTACTACGTGACGGTAGGAACGGGAACAACCCAGGCCTACGCCGCCAAGTTCGGTAAGGAGATCGCCCAGGAGCTTAAGGATGCCGGGGTCGACGCGGTGGTACTTACATCCACCTGAGGCACCTGCACTCGTTGCGGTGCAACGATGGGAAAAGAGATAGAGCGCTCCGGAATCCCGGTCGTAGTCATGTGTAACCTCATCGACGTGGCCAAGACCGTGGGATCCAACAGAATGGTACAGACAGTGTCGGTCCCCTACCCCCTCGGGGACCCGGAGATGAGCCCCGAGGACGAATGGGCCCTGAGGAAACACAGGGTCGCCATCGCTCTGGACTCTCTCACCGACGAGATACAGGAACCCAAGGTCTACCCGACTAAACTCTGA
- a CDS encoding glycine/sarcosine/betaine reductase component B subunit, which translates to MRLEMGNFHVKDIVFGDRTSYADGVLTVDKEELLSYVKEEEPGITTADLRIVKPGEMVRLCPVKEAIEMRCKVSGKSQGIFPGVTSPMGQAGHGRTHALKGCSLIVVGEHMGGFQDGVIDMGGKYQDQTIFGDMVNLVLVADTNEDFERFEQQKKNKALRWGGMKLAEYIGQCVKEKDPEDIEVFELPAVTDRTAEVNALPGVVYVLQPQTQMEAMGYNTLIYGWDGNHMLPTFMHPNELLDGCMISGSFMPSSSKISTYEFGVNPVVKRLMAEHGKTINFLGVIMANLNVKMNEKDRCAKMIAQMAHNLGATGAIVAEEGYGNPDVDYTAALVELEKIGVKTVGISDEATGRDGGSQPLVSMNPMTDALVSTGNVSQVYELEPMEVIGELEALARDGNSGGWEGCVKPDGSATMENNGMFCCNHISGFSRKTCAEF; encoded by the coding sequence ATGAGACTTGAGATGGGTAATTTCCACGTGAAAGACATCGTCTTCGGAGACCGCACCTCCTACGCCGACGGAGTTCTCACCGTCGACAAGGAGGAGCTGTTGAGCTACGTGAAGGAGGAGGAACCGGGGATCACCACCGCGGATCTCAGGATAGTTAAACCCGGAGAGATGGTTAGGCTCTGCCCCGTCAAGGAGGCCATCGAGATGAGATGCAAGGTCTCCGGGAAGAGCCAGGGCATATTCCCCGGGGTCACATCTCCCATGGGCCAGGCAGGCCACGGCAGGACCCACGCCCTAAAGGGATGCAGTCTCATAGTCGTCGGAGAACACATGGGCGGGTTCCAGGACGGCGTTATCGACATGGGGGGGAAATACCAGGATCAGACCATCTTCGGAGACATGGTCAACCTCGTCTTAGTAGCGGACACCAACGAGGACTTCGAGAGATTCGAGCAGCAGAAGAAGAACAAGGCTCTCCGATGGGGTGGGATGAAGCTTGCCGAGTACATAGGCCAGTGCGTCAAGGAGAAGGACCCCGAGGACATCGAGGTGTTCGAACTTCCGGCCGTGACGGACAGAACCGCCGAGGTCAACGCCCTTCCCGGAGTCGTCTACGTTCTTCAGCCCCAGACCCAGATGGAGGCCATGGGCTACAACACCCTCATCTACGGCTGGGACGGCAACCACATGCTGCCCACATTCATGCATCCCAACGAGCTTCTGGACGGCTGTATGATATCCGGCAGTTTCATGCCCTCTTCCTCCAAGATCTCCACCTATGAATTCGGGGTAAACCCTGTGGTCAAGAGGCTTATGGCCGAACACGGCAAGACGATCAACTTCCTCGGAGTCATAATGGCGAACCTCAACGTCAAGATGAACGAGAAGGACCGTTGCGCCAAGATGATCGCTCAGATGGCCCACAACCTGGGAGCCACCGGAGCCATAGTAGCCGAGGAAGGCTACGGCAACCCCGACGTGGACTACACCGCCGCCTTGGTCGAACTGGAGAAGATAGGGGTCAAAACCGTCGGCATCTCCGACGAGGCCACAGGCAGAGACGGTGGATCTCAGCCTTTGGTGTCCATGAATCCCATGACCGACGCTTTGGTCTCCACCGGAAACGTCTCCCAGGTCTACGAGCTCGAGCCCATGGAGGTCATAGGCGAGCTCGAGGCTCTTGCCAGAGACGGAAACTCCGGAGGCTGGGAAGGCTGTGTAAAACCCGACGGCTCGGCCACCATGGAGAACAACGGTATGTTCTGCTGCAACCATATCAGCGGCTTTTCCAGAAAAACCTGCGCTGAATTTTAA
- a CDS encoding response regulator — translation MIPLIIADDHELFLEGVRDILSREDDLDVLALARTGQEALELTLQHHPDVVVMDVTMPKMNGIEASRRIKSSLGDVKILALSMHADKRLIAEILKAGASGYALKEGSSEELIRAIHIVSSGETYLSPKIASILIKDYLKLLDTAVPSRASLLSDREREVLALLAKGSSTKEVASSLHISKNTVDTHRRRIMEKLDCGNIAELIRFAIREGLIDLG, via the coding sequence TTGATACCGCTCATAATAGCTGACGATCACGAGCTGTTTCTGGAGGGTGTCAGGGACATACTCTCCAGAGAGGACGACCTGGACGTGCTGGCTCTGGCCAGGACGGGACAGGAGGCCTTGGAGCTCACGCTACAGCACCATCCCGACGTGGTAGTCATGGACGTCACCATGCCGAAGATGAACGGCATAGAGGCCTCAAGGAGGATAAAGTCCTCCTTGGGGGACGTCAAGATACTGGCCCTCTCAATGCACGCCGACAAAAGACTCATAGCGGAGATACTGAAGGCGGGAGCATCGGGATACGCCCTCAAGGAGGGCAGCTCGGAGGAACTGATAAGGGCCATACACATAGTGTCCTCCGGCGAGACCTACCTGAGCCCGAAGATAGCTTCCATACTGATAAAAGACTACCTCAAGTTGCTGGACACGGCGGTTCCGTCACGGGCCTCTCTACTGTCCGATAGGGAAAGAGAGGTTCTGGCGTTACTGGCGAAGGGCTCCAGCACCAAGGAGGTGGCCTCCTCCCTCCACATCAGTAAGAACACAGTGGACACACATAGGAGAAGGATAATGGAAAAACTGGACTGCGGAAACATAGCTGAACTGATCCGATTCGCCATAAGAGAAGGCCTCATAGACCTAGGATAA